The Lathyrus oleraceus cultivar Zhongwan6 chromosome 5, CAAS_Psat_ZW6_1.0, whole genome shotgun sequence genome includes the window TTATTGATCTGGAGAAAGAAAgcactgaaggagaagatgatCCTTTGGTTCATCTGGTTAAACCTAGCATAGCTGAGAAACTGAGAACTAAGAAAGGAAAAAGCATAGCTAAAATGAGAGCTGCTAGAGTGAAAAAGACTGCAGGAGTAGGACCCTCAAAACCCTGGAACAAGGTTGAGGttggaaaaagaaaagaaagacaCAACTCTGATTATGAGGAGGATGTTAAAGACGATGTCCtagacatctcccctgcaaaaaggcaggttGTTCAAAAATCTCCTGGCAAGGCTGCTGCTGTCCatctagacaatatctcctttcatttggAAGTTGGAGCAGCAAAGTGGAAATATGTCATTCAGAGAAGAGTAGCCATTGAAAGAGAACTTGGACAAgaagctgtagaggtaaaggaGGTTATTAATCTGATCAAAAATGCTGGACTCATAAAGACTGTGGTAACTCTACCCCAATGCTATGAGGGGTTGGTTAAAAAGTTTAttgttaatatccctgaggatattcaTGATAAGAACAGCAGGGAGTTTTGCAAGGTATTTGTAAGAGGCAAATGTGTAAAATTCTCACCAAGtgtcatcaacaagttcctaggaagaggaatGGATGGAGGAGTAGACCTAGAAACCACAGATAATGAGGTCTGTAGGGCTAtcacagctggccaagttaaAGAATGGCCTAGTAGAAATCACTTATCAGCTGGAAAACTCagtgttaaatatgccatcttgcacaagattggctCAGCTAATTGGATTCCTACTAATCATGCCTCTACTATCTCCATCaatcttggaagaatcattcgtgctattggaacaagggttaactatgattttggcaagtttatatttgaacaaaccattagacatgcttctacaaatgctgtgaagttacccattgccttcccctcCCTTATTTGTGGCATTATCCTAAGCCAACAACCAGGGATTCTGAGCACAAGTGACATCCCAAGCAGGAGAAAATCCCCTCAGTCCATCCATTacaagctgtttgagggaagtcatgtcaatgatgtcatgacatcttccaGAAGGGAGTCTGCATCTAAAGGAAGCCTGATTGACCAACTAAAAGAGACctgcaaagaattggacaatggtataagggtggccaaggccaGAAAAGAAGCTTTAGAAGTTCTCATCTGCAGCCTGGAAAGGGAAGACACAGAAAAGGCTGATAAGGATTCAAATGCAAGACCTAAAACCCAATCCAGTGGCAACTCTGGAAGCTTGGAAGACTCTGAAGGTGTagctgaagatgaagatgaaggtgaaggagatacttcttcttctgattaatggttcctgcctGTATTGAAGACTGGGAGGTGTGGTGGAAGCTGGGCTGCTGTTTGGAAGGCTGTTGTCTTGATTggtttttgttttgtttttgtattttgtggcagtcctcttgatgcatgttatgtaatatttagggctcttaatgagttccttggatttgttcattattccagctatcacagttgtgtttaatgatgttgtgtacttcctgaatattatgttttaacatgcttaatgttataacatctgttttaactttctctgctaggccaatagacatttattttgtctgagtggtcacctttggtcaattttgactaaaaagggggagaagtgcttgatatggaagttgtatgtggctgatcagaaggacaactattattgaaagaggtgcacaggtgttgatgttgtagcagatgtcagtatgacattctggctggtacaggtactggAGTTATAATAGCTGTTTTTTGGTGaatgcacaaatttagggggagaagaagtacccttgtgcattgtgaatttgtgtgtcttactagttgcacccataactagtaattctgttgattgttgcacagattgaggaggaggagaagtacccttgtgcatatgtgtattactagtagccatagctagtaattgttttgcttctgctgctgattaaactacagttatgtggtttaaactgctgatagttttccttgtgaacaaaaaggacagatatatgttttagccaaaatttgccaaagggggagtttgttgattctaagtgttggcaacaattttggtaaaacaaagagtgttcacaagatgtcatgtgtgatgtcttaacataagatatcctatgtacctgctggagttaaagaacatatgcaagcaggattgtttcagaatgccacataaaataacaaggcttctgatattggttgtacctgctggagcttaactagaagacatgttcatgcaggattgtttcagatgacatacacaatgtcatggtatctgatatggctgtacttgctataaaaagaaatatggattatgcaggatttttccagatgtcagacccgatgtcatgacatcctgtacacagaacattcagtatgaatgtctggtgttttgtgattgcacaattaatggaaatcattggttgattgaagatatggctagctggcgcattctatcagggatttcaaccaaatttacttattttccaggaagatctttacagctgttataaaaagatttgattggaaaatatatttagggttttcaagatgtccaatgtttctataaaaagggactcagaaaacctgattgaacacacaaccaagactgagcgaaatttagagagagagagctagggtttgtgtctataggtcattcaagtcatccattgatgattgaattggactgatttgtcttcttgatcaaaactttgaagcaagatcaagagtgtgtaattgaaaagtattttcttttcacaagggattgttgtttaagatcacgtGTTTGTGgttgtaagggaagtgagtgggttctcatatctaagagtgcttaggtagaaattgcacgggtagagattaggtgagaaagactgtaacttggtgaagtgtacggatagtctttgaactaattctgttatagtgaatttccttcctgacttggtagccctcagacgtaggtgagttgcaccaaactgggttaacaattgcttgtgtgatttgcttttcaattctgtttaattatccattgtttataaccagatatcagtgtcgtgacatcaccttcgacatcttatatctgaaACCAGAATTTcacctttagatttattgactaaatcaaaagtaaatcatacaattcgaatctccaccgcacttctatttatccaaaggaaaggttagaaagcgaacaaaaaccgagaagttttatcaaataaaaaactaataaaaaagtcagagatcggggtaagggggttggttatgcaatgagaaggttttaagcacccaaaacatcctaggtactccttgggagcccttttcacaattgttgcaaggtaggttggtatttgtgaaaattgtttgtgcaaacatgattggggatATGGGAGAAGAATGTGCAAAttattaaaataatacttgaattaaagtaaacaattaaaggtcaaacttcaaatccatttcaaatcaactttgaaaagtccaaatggatcatcctaagttcaacaaggtcaaacaaagttttacaaaaaatttcagcatttttagaatccagaaactatttttaaacaattaaaaatgaataaaaaataacctaattgaactaaaatctcaaataaatcacaaatcaattaataaattgatgagaatatttttcatagatccatcatcattcaaagaggttaagaaactatttttgtattttttgaatattggaaactatttaaaatgaattaaaaataaccagaaaatagaaaattcataaaaaatatcaaatgacaaaataaaaaatattaaaaatcaatttcagaaactagaattaaaaagggaaatcATGGCGCTTTGGATTCATTTCATTAAATGACCTGGCAGATCCAAGGGTAGTGGAGTGCGCGCGCATCATGAGTCCAAGTCAACTAAGCCACACAAGGAattaataaaagtcataacatcTGATGGCCATGATTTaaactggagatcagatccaagggTCCACATTCAATCTGGCGCtggggacggtggtgtacaccaccgtcttcttcggcgagcatgaagattccggtgGAAGTTGCAGACATGgaaacttaaccaaatgaagtGATCCTCATATcttggaaagctggggtgatgtacatcacccctgtaccattggtttctcctctagactcTTATATGAAGAGAAATtagagagagaaaatcatggtgttcaatctaaacttcatggatttgcaaaattaagaacacaattgaaatgcctcttatgagaggacttcagccaagccaataaacacaagaaataaGCTATAACCAGTGTGTTTCGATTGAAAAAATTTTGAGCATCAACCTTGGaaatgcagatctatggagcacgATCCTTCACCAATCTTGATTGTAGTGTGTTCTTCAGATGTAGATggagcaaggctaaggaatttaAATCCAATAttcaaccaaggaagttgaaaattagatctgaaaatttgaaatgaaagagagaaattACTTTAGGTGAGGTTTTGGATTCAATTATGCAACATCTAAGGCGCCTTTAGGTTGGAAAATAGTGAAGCTGAGCATGCTTATTTATAGCAAAAcctgatgcaagcaaggtgaattccatgtgcatgtgtgatgagggcctccatgcatgggcctgtacaagcgcatggaGGGTCCAAAtccaattggaaatgcaagctggGATGTAATTGAACTGAAATGGACGTCCAGATGTGAATGatttggcttgtgcatgaagtttgaacatggtttccataaatgcaccaaaatcttctcctcttcgaaaatgcataTTCCCAAAATGAAACTTGGCCTTTtgggtaatggttagaaaggtcttaacatgaggatcaattgttatgttgaacaaacttcatttggaattgggaaattagtgaaaactggtcataaagttcaaggtacaaaacatgtgcatgtgaaaatttccaaaatggaccaacttcaagcccttctatttcaatgattCAATCCCCAAATGACAAGACCTTaaacatcaaagttatagatcGTTTCAATACAATAAATATGGACTTAAATTGTgcatttggatttttgatgagaaagttatgggcacttgaagttggactttttcacatttcaatgcctttggtccaaagtgacctataatgtttttcattatcacatgtatttattttaggattatgaaaatttgttcaacataacaaatgaattagacatcttaaaatttccaattcatttgatcccacctaaaaataatgaaaaatgagagagttatgtccttgggaagttgacctaaaattagggtttcagtcaaaatgacctataatgttgtGAAATGtatgatgaccttccaagcttcaaatcaatttttaatgaacatgaaagttgttaatatggttcttaagaacatgtttaATATTGAGGTCATCTacatttgacaaacacataaaaagttaggtctcagtggatttcaaaatagtcagatgaattgactaatcaacttctcaagtgcaaacttcaaaccttgatgaattaatgattgtGGACACTAAAATAAtctcaaatatgcatgaaattatgaattaaatgacttcccttgattatatttgatcatgggttgaggttgcttcatgagcaatgcacagttgatgcacagatgaattagggtttccttgggaaacaagtctcaagccctttggtttgctttgatcaaattgacaaattgagatacttgggaggcatatatgatgaatgagagatttgggaaccattgtcatgcttgctttcaccttcacctggccatatcaatgagcattgggtctcctaggagcctcagatcttatgattgctcaagctacaaaacaaacaagttagtgacatatttttgtgcttttggttagtaaacaaagtaagaaaaacaataatatacaattcaagcatgcttggtggtatcaaaccaactcacacaagttcccacccaaaggttaggagccaagatgctatgatccttgaggccaatgcaatgtgcaatgatatgatgccatgagggatcttagggtcaaaattagggtcttacacaacCATTTGGGATATATTTACCATTCTTTATTGAACTCTTCATCATAATTTAGGAGTCCTAGATTCACTCATTTTGACCATTTTAGGTACCTCCAATTGATGCTTCTTTGCTTGTTTGTCTTGAGTCCTATTTGCTTGCTTTTGAGACCATAATTTGGATTTTGTCTTGTGCATTCCAACTTGAGTActatgtgttggtgtaagccctagaggctaatacttttggtacttgtatcgaattgtttattaataataaaaggctttttctttattatgtttgtttaataaagtccctggaatagatagtccgttcaatgtatcaagtatgacttaatcatgagatcacattaaacataagggcattaTTCTTcaagtatccgtagtcgagatttattgtgaagtgggataacattaaagcataaagactattatgtttatagactgatgatcacatctcatggatcatggataaggagttatcaagtctcaaacataggtatgaatattaagagtaatatttatactggattgacccgctatgagaatactatatagaaagttatgcaaagtgtcataagttattctcatggtgataatggtgtataccactcttcgacctgaaaccactatggaccctagatgtagagtcgagtgctttattgctgatcaaacgttgtccgtaacttggataaccataaagacagttgatgggtactccgcgaagcatgctaagggacatgagtgacctagatggaatttgcccatcctgcgtaacaggataaatgtctatgggcccaatattgaactggacaaggatgacacggtctatgccttgtgttcaatatagacataagggcaaaagggtaattatacacataattattatcatagaagtatttgtcagatcacatgacattttcgtgtcttgggtagcagtgatgtgttgctagataccgctcactgtttattatgttaaatacgtgatttaatataattaccaatgtcgcgaaaacctatagggtcacacacaaaggacggattgatgagagatagagtaattaaggaatactgtaatgtacggttcccttaagtgaattatagaacatcgtaaggtacggtgtacttaagtagaatacaaaatatggtaaggtaccacacacttaagtaattttggcatattataagatatgggtcatatacacttgagtgggctttttagcttgcagcccacataagtggttctataaatagaaccacttgggtagaagcattgtcactcttgcaatttcatttctctctctctctctcactcaaagccttcattcatagcagctaacactgagattaaaggaatctgttcgtgtggactgagtagaggcgttgtcatcgttcaacgttcgtgatcgccacaagaggtaacgattctatcattgataatgcccatttgtaaggatcattaaaggaaaaattttaaattccgctgcgttttggatcgcaattctccttcagtggtattagagccacttacgaaaccatgaatctaATAACTGTTTTTTTTCCTGTAATAATACaattaaagacagaatgaatcaaagaataaacgagtaattaaatcGAGACCGgtcaagttatatatatgatataagtaatcctgatgcaaaatacggtatatatgatatactgtccctatttcattcattcaaacacttaagggttgttttcctttgagcgatcaatggtcgttttcttcttgatccgacattagtatggtgaagcaatgacgtgttaatcaatcatactgaatcaacaatcgagatgtgtttgacggtctgaaattggtgcattaaggttagtgacgacacaagggttgtgtcgccaaagagttatgcgattagggttgtgactgcacaagagttgtgctttctaacatattttcaaacagtgttaaccagttaacgtatttggttaaccggttaacgcaagatGAAATACTTctttctaacagattttcaaacagtgttaaccggttaacttatttggttaaccggttaatgcaagaCGGAATACaattttctaacagtttttcaacagtgttaaccggttagcgcatttggttaaccggttaacgcaaggcaaaatacacccgttcccgctgaccgggcaacggaccccggctaactctgcgtagtgtgatcggtcgtcgaaatttaatttgattttaattaattaaaagaattaataataataataatgtgtttattattgtcttgtggtgatcggttatggccttagttttcctttattttgttttgggttttaaaatacgacatgcgtgtcgtgcctctcttttaatctctcaatgtaacttcttttctcatctcactccctcgtatgtaaaacgagtttctttatgtaatgtaatgttatgaagaaagcaaagaagtcagtgccaaaggaggacaaccttgaagatcttgcttggagaagcttagatcgttattaggttagcttaggttctctcattggcttgggagaacaattgcgctaggggccataactgtttcattatgtatgttgatgcatgtgtatgtatgttgatgtatgatgatgcatgtgagaggcgatttatatgataaataagccggtgagatcagaataattacaattccctcaaattaaaatattaagtttatgctttccaagttttagcactcatcaagactagtatcagataatgtaggtttcgcctatgcgagGTACATGTTCTATATcagtaaggtgcgatgggataattgtaatatccaactgctaaaacaatgagtcaaacttaactaaacaaattataataatattatatatgtttgctttccaagttttagcactcatcaagactagtatcggataatgtaggtttcgcctacgcgaggtgcatgttctatattagtaaggtgcgatgggataattgtaatatccaactgctaaaacgataggtcaaacttaattataataatattatatatgtttagaagcaagagttgggaatgatccatatgatggattggaataaggagttcttcacccaactgaaatttcgagagttgtatgagatacaattggaagaagttcctacctaaataacctagttttgtgtaatccgcctacgcggacttaaaacgaagtgaaatatggatctcgacccactagaaaatcttccaacggaattttccgaatcaaatggtgagggtcatttgttttgagtaaaatagtgggagcatatttaattaaaggcctaattaaatatgtcaatgatacttatattttcattaatcttaacaaaacacctctaacaaacattttgtgatcaatccttgacaaggaaaaattgtctgggacaaattttctggattgacaccgaaacctgaggattgtcctcaaacataatagaaagctgtatgtcttggagaaacttgttcctgaagaggaacctcctagttctgcgcctaaggcagaaagagatgcttataagaagcatgtcgatgatgccaatgaaactgcttgtctcatgctagctaccatgaactcagaattgcaaaagcaacatgagaacatggccgtgttcgatatgatcgaacacctgaagatgctctatcaagagcaatCAAGGCATGAGAAGttttgaagtttcaaaatccctttttcaaggcaagttagctgagggagcccctgtaactctccatgtgctcaagatgattgggtacgtggaaaaccttgagagattgggttttcccctcggaaatgaacttgcgactgatttgatctgACAATCGTTGCCATatggattcagtcaatttgtcctaaatttcaatataaatgatatggacaaatctcttcctgaactgctagccatgttaagaactgctgagcagaatctgaagacaaaaaggaagtccattctgatgatcagaaatggaaagagacagaacaaaaggcccaccaagcagggtgataaagggaagggcaaggaagttgccaaacccagacccactgttgctgctttgaagcctagtggatgcataacaaaggcaggcacctgcttccattgcggtaagatcggacactggaagagaaactgcccaaagtacttggaagatgacaaaatctccattcattggaaaaaggtgaaagagctgatgatcttttggccctcatacatactgatgtatgtggaccattgaacataccagcaagaggaggttttcagtacttcatcacatttactgatgattttagtagatatggttatgtgtatttaataaaacacaaatcagagtcctttgaaaagttcaaggaattcaagaatgaagtacaaaaccaactaggtaagaatattaaaactcttcgatcagatcgaggtggtgagtatttaagcctagagtttgatgaccatctgaaagagtgtgggatcctagcccaacttactcctcctggaacaccccaatggaatggtgtatctaagagaagaaatcgaaccctgttagacatggtccgatccatgatgagtcacgccgatcttccaaactccttttggggacatacactattgacagcagcttacacacttaaccgtgttccatccaaaaaggttgacaagacaccatatgagatatggagtggtaagaaaccacatatgtcttacatgaagatttggggttgcgaagtttatgtgaaacgaaaaatttcaactaagcttgagcccaaatttgacaaatgcttatttgtggggtatcctaaagaaacaagagggtattacttctacaatccttctgagggcaaagtgtttgtcgctcgaactggagttttcctagaaaaggattttatttccaaaggaatcagtgggaggaaagtagagcttgaagaaattcaagaatcacaaagcatcgatacacctatggaggaattagatcaggaaacacaagtagttgtggaggagcaacctgctcaagtagaacaagaccagcgtaggtcaagcaggatacgtcacctacctgagagatatggatatctcataaatgatcaaggtgatgtattactcatggatcaagatgatcc containing:
- the LOC127079386 gene encoding uncharacterized protein LOC127079386 produces the protein MSQHLSSSGSKPSQHAKTSSMEFVDEDIMDVTPLCMIPGDTTGTSSNAGDKQGNTSGNSSLPKDMYYTDRAIRSLVTRILSEGHKVEGVSTPLSRTEPSPEREPHADKDDDSSRSEKEVAAEGLCSLGKTLPSKKQNVSQENIIDLEKESTEGEDDPLVHLVKPSIAEKLRTKKGKSIAKMRAARVKKTAGVGPSKPWNKVEVGKRKERHNSDYEEDVKDDVLDISPAKRQVVQKSPGKAAAVHLDNISFHLEVGAAKWKYVIQRRVAIERELGQEAVEVKEVINLIKNAGLIKTVVTLPQCYEGLVKKFIVNIPEDIHDKNSREFCKVFVRGKCVKFSPSVINKFLGRGMDGGVDLETTDNEVLTSTLRVSLEHKVAMLQP